The nucleotide sequence GGCTGACTTGTAGGCCGGTGTCTTGTATGAAATCGGGCTCGATCGGGGCAATTTCTGCCGGTGTCAGCCCATCGAGGCCGCGAATTAAGAAAGCCACCAATCCCTTGGTCAATTGCGAGTCGGAATCCCCGCTGAACCTGAGCTTGCCCTCTTCTAGAGAGGCTGCGATATAGACGTTGGATACACAACCGGACACTTTGTTCTCGGGCACTTTGGCTGAGGCAGGCTGCTCCTCTAGCTGATTGGCCAACCACAACAACTGTTCGTAGCGCTTCTTATTACTGGTAGCGCGGGCAAAGCGTTTGACTAATTTTTCGAGGGCGGGAGGTAGGGAGTTTGCCGACATAGATAAAGATTTGCAACGGATGCGTCTTTATTGTAGGGGCGGATTCGTCGAAATGCTCTCCTGTGTCGCCTCGATGTAGTTCTCTTATGCCCCAGTGACCCTATACCTCAGAAGGCAGAAGTTTCCCGTTCGCTAGGAGAAGAGGCTGGATCGGATTCTCCAGAAGCGTTCCCGTTGCGGGATGGGGAGGTAAGTCCATTAGAGCTGACCGGAGAATGTCCCTGGGTCGAACTGGGTGAGGCTGCTGCGATCGCCGGTTTCCCCCAGTGGCGCAAGCGCTCTTCGAGGGTGCGAATCACAATGTAGAGCACGGGCACTACCAACAGGCTCAACAGGGTAGACACCAACATGCCCCCAAACACTGCCGTGCCCAGCGATCGCCGACTGCCCGCCCCAGCCCCAGAGGCCAACACGAGGGGCATGACCCCCAAGATGAAACTAAACGCCGTCATCAAAATCGCCCGAAAGCGAGCTTCGGCCGCATCGAGGGCGGCGGCGGCGATCGAGTGCCCCTGCTGCCGCAATTGATTGGCAAACTCCACAATTAAAATGGAGTTTTTACTCGCCAGACCGATCAGCATCACCAGCCCCACCTGGCAGAAAATATCGTTGGTCAAACCGCGAGCCAGCACAAACAGCAGCGCCCCCAAGATCGCCAGTGGCACCGACAGCATCACAATGAAGGGATCGACAAAGCTCTCGTATTGCGCCGCCAGGAATAGAAAAACGAACACCAGACCCAGCAGAAAGAGCAGTGCTGACTGTCCCCCCGATTCCAGTTGCTCTAACGAAACCCCCGTCCACTCGAACCCGATCCCCGGAGGCATCAACTGCGAGGCTAAGTCTTCCATAACCGCGATCGCCTGACCGGAGCCAAAGCCCGGATTGGCACTGCCACTCACTTGCACCGAGCGAAACAGGTTGTAGTGATTGATAATCGGCGGCCCCGTCACCGTTTCCACCGTCACCAAGCTGTCTAGCGGGATGATGCTGTCGGTGGTTTGCGATCGCACGTAAAACTGGCCGATGTCTTCGGGATTGGTGCGATATTGTTGGTCCACTTGCACGTAGACGCGATAGCTGCGGTTAAAGGCATCGAAATCGTTGACGTAATTGCTGCCCAGCAGCGTTTGCAGGGTATCGAAAATATCGGGGAGTTCTACCCCCAAAAGCTGGGCCTTATCGCGATCGACGGTCACCAGCAACTGGGGGGTGTTGGCGGAGAAGGTGGGAGGGTTGACAGAAATTTCTGGCCTCGACATCCCCTGTCCGAAAAACCCTCCAGCCGTCTCAGATAAGGTGTTGAAATCAGTCTGCGATCGCCCTTGTAACTGCAGGTCGAAGCCGCCGCCAGTGCCCAAACCGCGAATGGCAGGCGGATCGATCGGAATCACCAAACCTTCACTAATGCCGCCGAGCAGACGACCTCGCATCTGACCCACCAAGGCGGTGGCCGATTGCCAAGGTTTGGCTCGTTCGCTCCAGGGTTTGAGCGGCACAAAAATCAGACCGCCCGTAGGGGAATTTCCAGCAAAACTAAAGCCGCCGATTGCCACCGTACTTTCGACTTCGGGCACCTCTTGCAGAGCATCCACCGCTTCGTCGAGAATCTGCTGCGTGTAGTTGAGGGAAGTGCCGGGAGGCCCCTGCACGATATTGATGAAATACCCCTGATCTTCAGTGGGTAGAAATCCGGTCGGCACCGCTCGATACAGCCAAGCCGTCGCCACCGTTAGGGCGACAAACGCCACCACCATGCCCGTTTTGAACTGGGCCACCCAGTTGAGCAGGTGGCGGTAGGTTTGGCGCAGGCGATCGATAATGCCCGAAATGGTCCGAAAAATAGGGTGTTGCGTCTCGCTAGCCGGACGGCTGAACAGAGCAGCGAGGGCCGGGGACAGGGTCAGCGCGTTGAAGGTGGACAGCCCGACCGAGAAGGCGATCGTGAGGGCAAATTGGCGGTAAATTTGGCCGCTGGTACCGGGGAAAAAGGCGACCGGAATAAACACGGCAAATAGCACTAACGTCGTGGCAATTACCGCCCCAAAAATCTCCTGCATCGCCGTCAGCGATGCCTCCACCGGCGAGAGCCCCTGCTCCACTTTGGAGGTAATATTCTCCACCACCACGATCGCGTCATCCACCACCAGACCCGTTGCCAGCGTCAGCCCGAACAGGGTGAGGGTATTAATCGAAAAGCCCATCACCTGCATAAAGGCAAACGTGCCCACCAGCGACACGGGGATGGTAATAGCGGGAATCAGAGTGGCTCGCCATTCTTGTAAAAACACAAAGATGACCAGCACCACCCAAAAGATGGCCTGCAGCAGGGTGAAAATAATTTCGAGGATGGATTGATTGACGAATTTCGAGGTGTCGTAGGGAATTTGGTAGGTCAAGCCGGGGGGGAAATCATCGGCGAGTTCCGCCATGGTCTGCCGAACTTGCTGGGTGACGGCCAACGTATTGGCGGAATTGAGCTTGGTGATGCCCATCCCCACCGCTTCCTTGCCATTCACCGTAAAGGCAGTGTCGTAGGACTGTGCCCCCAACTCCACCCGACCCACATCCCGCACCCGCACCAACGAGCCATCCGACCCCGTCAAGAGCACGATATCGCCAAATTCTTCTGAGGTTTGCAAGCGTCCCCGCGCCCGCACGCTGAATTGAAACAGTTGCTCTTCGGGGGACGGAGACTGACCCACTGCCCCTGCCGCCACCTGCACGTTTTGGTCTTCAACCGCCTCCACCACATCCTCTGCCGTCAAGCCGCGACTGGCCAGCTCGAGGGGGTCGAGCCAGATGCGCATGGCGTAACGACGCTCGCCAAAGATGCGCACGTCACTGACGCCATCAATGCGGCGCAACACGTCCCGCACGAACAGGTCGGCGTAATTGCTGATGAAGAGGCGATCGTATTCGCCGCCGGGAGCCGAAAAATTAATAAACTGCACGAACGCACTGTTATCGGCTTTCGCAACCGTCACCCCCGTTTGCAGCACCTGCTCGGGCAACTGGCTTTCCACCTGTTCGATGCGCCGCTGCACGTCGATCGCCGCCGCATCCAAATTGCGCCCCTGCTGGAATGTCACCAATAGCTGACTGGTGCCGTCGCTGGAACTGGTGGAGGAAATGTAGCGCATCCCCTCTGTCCCATTAATGGCCCGCTCCAAAATATTGGTGGTGGCCGTTTCCACCACCTCGGCACTGGCCCCCGTGTAGTTGGAGGTCACCGAAATGGTGGGGGGGGAAACCGTAGGGTAATAGTCCACCGGCAACAGGCTTGCGGACACAGCCCCCACTAACACAATCAGGAGCGAGCAAACGGTGGCGAGAACCGGTCGCCGAATAAAGGTGGCTGAAAACATGAGGCGAGCTCCTGGGGGTAGCCGGTGACTCGAAAAAGTTAGCTGGAGGGGCGATCGGGGTCTGTGGGTAATTCACCTACGGTGTCTGCTTCGGGAACGATGGGGGCGAGATTGAAGATTTTTTGAACGCCGGTCACCACCAACTGTTCGTCCCCCGTTAACCCCGACAGCACCTCGTAGGCGTTGTCCTGCAGTTGGCCTAACTGCACGGGTTGTTGCGTGGCAACATAGCTGGGCATCCCATCCGAGCCATCGGCCTGAGGTTGTGCCAAAAAGACAAACCCCTGTCCCCCCAACCAAGTCACGGCGGTGACGGGAACGATAAGACTGGGTCGCTCGCTCCAAATCACCCGAGTGCGCACCAATTGCTCGGTGCGTAACAGCCCCTGCTGGTTGTCAAATACTGCCTTCACCAAGACCGATTGAGTGGTGACATCGGCTTGGGGCGAAATAAACGAGATTTCGCTGCTGCCGACAATCCCGTTACGGCCATCGAGCAATTCGACCGGCGTGCCAATCTCCACCTCCGCCACTCGCTCCAGCGGAATATTGAGGGACACTTCGAGGGAATCGCTTTGACTGAGGGTGGTCAGGGTCGTGTCGGGCGTAACGTAATCCCCCGGCTTTACCGCGACGTTGCCCACCAGGCCAGAAAACGGCGCTCGCACGAGGTAGTTGCCGAGCACGACCTGCTGCTCGCTCGCATCCGCTCGCGCTTCTTCCAAATCCCGTTCGGCCTCGGCAATATCGGCCTGTTGGGCTCGAATCGTTTGCTCCTGGCTGCGAACGGCGGCTTCTGCTTGGCGCAAATTGCGATCGCTTTCATTAAACGCATCTCGGGAAATGGCCCCCGATTCTGCCAGACCTCGATTGCTCTCCAGGCGTCCCCGCGCCAGTTCCACCTCGGCCTGGAGTTCGTCTAAGCGGGCTTGGCTGGCGGCAAAGGTGGCGCGGGCGCTGTCGAGGGCGGCCCGGGCGGAGGCGATCGCCGCAGTGCGACTATCCACTGCGGCCTGTTGGCGGGCGGGATCGATTTGCAGGATGGGCTCTCCGGCAGAAACGCGATCGCCCAATTGGGCGGAGACTTGGGTGATGCGACCGCTGACCTGCGGCCTCAGGGCCGTAAACTCGCTGGCCCCCAAGCTGGCAATAAAGATTGAGCTATCGCGAATGGTAGCGGTTTCAACCGGCGCGACCCCCACTGTTGTGGGCGGCGGTCCCCCACCCCGAGGCGGTCCGCCACAGGCTGCGAGCAGCGTCACCGCTGCCAGCAGCAAGCCCCACTGTCGCCAAGAATTTTGCTTGAGTGTCACAGTCTCGAACCTCTGCACCTTGGAACCCGATCGTCCGATTTAGCCGGATGAGTGCTGCTCCGGCTGTCTGCGAAATGGCCGGAGCGCTCGTTGGCTCGGACTGGTTTGAAAAAGCTTTCGCGCTACTGTCTTAACATACCGTCACAAGGAGCATCACTGGTTCTCAGAAGCTTTTAAGCTGCGATGCAGCCGTATGACTTTGAACGGGAATCAGTTCTCCCCAACCAGACGCAAGTTCTGTGACTACTCTCACCGCTAACCCTACGGGTCTAGCGGGAGCTTCTCAGACTCACGAATGAGAGTTGCTGTTTCACAGGCATCCCAGCGGATAAGCCTCCACAGCCAGAGAGCGGTAGTCCAACCGCCCTGCGTCTAACTATCCTATCCCCCTCACCGCCAAACGCTCTGCGTTCTAGCGGGAGTACCCCGGAGGTCATGATGGCGACCCAAACTACACTTCCTCGAGCTGGCCGAGACTCAGCCATACTGCGGGTGTGGGGACGGAGCCAAATTTCACCAGCGCGTAATCGTCCCGGACGTCCAGCACCTCTCCATCTGTTTCGTAGATGTAGGTGGGCATAAAGGGGTCGTTAGCTTGGGCCTCTAGGCTGCCCTCGACTTCTTCGGGAATTGCTCGCACCATGGAGCTGCGCTTGATAGCCATATTGTGAAGCGTTTGAGCGGACTTACTCATCCTAAGAGATGTTTTGTCGCTTGGGGAGTCGGTTGTTGGCTGTGACTACTCTCACCGCTAACCCTACGGGTCTAGCGGGAGCTTCTCAGACTCACGAATGAGAGTTGCTGTTTCACAGGCATCCCAGCGGATAAGCCTCCACAGCCAGAAAGCGGTAGTCCAGCCGCCCTGCGTTTAACTATCCTATCCCCCTCACCGCCAAACGCTCTGCGTTCTGGCGGGAGTACCCCGGAGGTCATGATGGAGAACCTGGCGTTAAGACCATTTGGCGAGGACTGCGGCGGTTGCATGATATTGCCTCAACCTGGAAATCGATCTGCTCACAACCCTCTGCTAGAGAGGCTCCTGCGACTTGTGGGTAAAGAATAGACCTAAGCCTGGGGGTGACCCGAAAACTATTTAAACCCCATATTCATATTCAAAAAGCATTTAATTGTACTCTCCAGGAAGATCATTTTTTCTGACAGTAACCCTGCCAACTTTCTTACCTGACATTCTTAATAATTCATCACCTGAAAATTCAAAACCAAGCTTTAGTGCTATTCGCGCAACATCATCTGCAGTTGATGTTGCGAGTACCTCATTTTTAAGTGCAGGTTCAGACTGCATTTTCTTTAAAAATGCCTCGAGTTGATCTAAAGCCATATTTTAAATTCCTATTTTCACTAGCTGCTCGTATGTCAAAAAGGAAAACCATTATAGGTTCCAAGCAAATTCTACTATTCTTTTAAGATATAGGCAATGAGTGGAAGGCCCCATGCCTAGTAAGGCGTTGATGCCTATTCTGCAGATTTTTACACGTATCTCGGCATGGGGCCAAACAACAGAGTGAGCAATCTCCCCCGCGTTTTCTCGCTCTCCAACTATTGCTTCATATGTAATACTAAGTGTGATGCCTGAACGCGAGGTATGACAATCCGTATTTTTCGAAACGCTTGGTTTCAGCGGTTTTCACGGCGACAAGGCATCCAGAAAAGCGTCTTAATAGATGCCGTTTCCCGCGCAGAGAGGGGGCTCATTGATGCCGATCTAGGAGGCGGGCCGCTCGAGCAACGCATTGCACGGTCTGGACAGGGGAAGTCGGGGGATATCGGACGATTATCGTTTTCCGCAAAAACAGTCGAGCATTTTTCGTTTGCGGCTCTGCCAAGAGTAGCCGCGATAATCTCACCAAGGATGAATTCGAGGCTTTCAAAAAGGCAGCACAAGAGCTTTTAGCACTGTCGGATGAACAGATAGAGACCTTGATAGCAACGGGCGGATTAATGGAGATAGAACCATGACGATCGGCGAGGAAGATAAACAGTACCGTTCGGATGCATTTGCAGCCATCCATGAAACTATGGAGGCGTTACATGAGGCGAGGGCCATACCTCAAACCACCATGCGTCAGTTTGATGAAATGTGTCTCGAACCGGCCCCAATTTTGACAGGAGAGGATATTCGCAGCTTAAGGGAACGGGAAAATGTGTCACAGCCCGTGTTTGCGAAGTATCTTAACGTTTCTAAGAACTTGGTTTCCGATTGGGAAAGGGGGGTGAAGAAGCCGGGTGGTCCTGCCCTGCGCCTCCTAGCCATTGTGGAGAAGCATGGCTTGGAATTACTGGCATAAGTGGTCGAGTAGTGCATCATCAGAAATCCCCGCCGATCGACTGCCGGTAGTGTGCAGCCGCTTCCTCTCTGTCCATTGGGGCAGCCTTGAGGCTGTTGTAGCTCGCTTACTCGTCCGATGGAGCAGTTTTCGGAGGTGTGTGGGGAGTCGTTAGCGGGGTTTGCTCGCACGTTCGAGCGGGGAGAGGCGGAATGCCCGATTCATCCCTGTCCCCTGCGGTTGTAGGAGGGGGAGATGGAAGGGCGGCAGTTGGCGTTGGATTTGTTCGCGCAGTTGGACGAAGCCGTTCGCCTGCCGGAAGAGATGTCGGTGAGTGAGTTGCTCGGTCGTCTGGAGCGGACGTTGATGGGGATGCCCCGTTCCCAGCAGATGGCGGTAGCTGGGGAAGCGCTGACTCAGTTGGTGGGGGCGTTTGCGGAGCGGGCGGAGCTGCTGAGGTTCTTCCTTAACCATCGGACATTTATGCGCAGCCAGTGTCCCGAGCGGGTGGGCAAAAGTCCAGCCGAACTGATGACGGGGCAACCGCATTCTCATTGGCTGGAGCTGTTAGGATTTGAGCGCTTTCGACGCAATCCAGCCTAAAATCACACCTTGACGTCAGTTTGCGAGCGCTCCCCACAGCCATCATGAAGGGGGGGCATTTTCGCTTATTTTGTCACCCTAAATTGCCCACTTCTGAACCACGCCCACTCGCCACCTGATTGAGAACTTTTCTGCCAAGCCCAAGCAATATCGAGCGATTGCTACTCGTTACAACAAAATCGCTCGTAACTTCCTCAGAACAATTTATTTAGCCACTTCCATTGTCTGGCTTAACTAATGATATGCCCTAGTGAACTACGAAGAACTAAAGATCGCCTGCAAGGTTCTATCTTCCACAACGACGTTCTCTTTAATATCTTGTTGAAGCCTTTCTGATGATGGTAGTGCTTCGGACATCACACTGCTAACGCCTGCTTCAATCAACTTTCGATACCATCTCCGCCAGTGCCAGCACATCCTTTCTGATAGCTGCTGATTTTGCAAAATTGCCTTGCCACCCTGAGTAATCTTTTGTTGAAGCTGCTTGGCAGATATGACAGGGAAATGGTAAATCTTAATCTCAGACTGAATCGAGAATGACGATCCTGAAAAAGTTGCTGTATGATTCCCCATGTGAATGCTCCGTATATTCTCTGCACGTACCATTACTTTTGGCGGCAGGGCTAGATAGAAATAAATGTTTTGTAGTGGTTCTGTATAGATATCGGACAATTGAGGCACAGGGAAATGCTTTTGAACTCGATAGATATTTTTCTGCGACCAATGGCGATTGTCGGGACGATCGTAGGGAAAGAGCATGTTATACCTTTGACAGAACAGCATAGAGGCTGTCTGGTGCCTCAAACAGCTTTGTAGATTTCCGTCCGGGGGATACCAAAACTCATCTGTATCATTGTTTAATATCCAGTCAGCCCCAAAATCATCCTTTGCAACAAATGCTGCACGAGTCATCCACTCTGATTGGGAAAAAATTCGGCTTGGCTCGTCAATAACAGTTACTAAACCTAGCTTTTCATATTCTGTTAAGATATCTCTACTCCCATCCACCGACCCATTATCAATGACGACAACATAATCGACTCCTCTTGCTAGATGGAAATCAAGATTCTCTCGAATATAGTCGAGTCCATCTCGAATCAGTAATGTCATCACTAGCTTCAAAGTAAATTGACCTTCTACGAGTTTATCTGCAATATCTTATCAGTTTTTCCGATTGAAATTCTTCGAAGATATTTCTGTTACGAACTGAAATGATTTGCATACATTCCAATTCGACAGTAATTGATTCAAGTCGAAGTCATTGGGAAGATCGACATTTTTCTGGCAAGAATTTGACAGGAATAGCAAGAGAGAATCTTGTGGATCTACAGAGCCCTTAAGAGATTCTGTTAAGGGTTCAAAACCTGCGCTAGCATATTCCTCCTTCAGCGATTGGTCGGCACTCCATATGCTTCAAGCCAATAGACGCGGCAAAATTAACAATGTCTGCATACGTCTGGAATGGAGCAACCAGTTCTTGCACTGACTTTAGAGACACGACAACGTCAGATTTACCTTTTGCAGTTCTGATTCTGTCTGTGACTTGCGTTGTAGACATAAACGATGCGATTCTCTGTTTTTATAAATTCAACGGGTGAAAACCTCAACTGTGGGGCATTACCGCGAACTAGTTTTGGCGATCGATCGCCCCAGAACCTAGGCTTCATCCGGGTCAACCCCCAACGCCCGCAACCGTTCTGCCAATCGCTCCGCCCGCTGCCGCTCAATCTCCGCCCGCTGCTTCTCAACCTCCGCCCGCTGCCGCTCAACTTCTGCTCGCTGCCTCTCAACCTCCGCCTGCTGCCTCGCCTGCTCCGCCTGTTGCCTCTCAACCTCCGCCTGCTGCCTCGCCTGCTCCGCCAACTCCCCCTCAAACGGCAGCACCTCCCCCGCCAAAGTCGCCCACCGCAGCCAATCCGCCTCAATCTCCTCAAACACCCCGTGCCAGCGCACCAACGCCAGCCCCAACACCTCCGAAACCAAGCGATCGCCCTCCCCCACTGCGATCGGTACATATCTCTCCTGAGTCAGCGAAAACCCTGCCAACTCTCCTCCAAAGGGATCGAACCAAAAATACTCCGGTACCCGCAGGCGATCGCGATAGATTGCCTTCTTCTCCGTCTTATCCCGCCCCGCCGTACTCGCCGACAACAGTTCAATCACCACATCCGGTCCCTTACCTTCTTCCCACACCACCCAACTCTTGCGCTCTCGCTTCGGCACCCCCAACACCGCAAAAAAATCTGGCCCCTTAAAATCGCGATCGCGCACCTGCTCCAAGCTGTAATACACAAACATATTCCCCCCCACAAACCCCTCGTCGCGATCGCGCCAAGACAACCGCAACGGCTCGATCAGCAGGTGCATTTGAGCGGCATGGCGAGGGGTTTCCATCGGCACTCCATCGTCATAGGGCAGCTCGTCTTGCGTGGGAGGCAATGTCACGCCGTGCTCGGCGAGTTGCGCCAGCCTTGCCTCATCTAGTTGAATCGCCATCAGCTCTTGCCTCCAGCGGCAAACGTCTTCAGTAACCAGTGGTTCGCACCGTCATCCTCAGTCTGACTGCGTTTCAAAGCCCGTTCCACCACAGAGAGCTTCAATCTTGGCAGCACTCGAAACTCCTGGATACGACCGCTATATCCTCATCTGACCGCGATCGCAATCAAATCGGCTCCCTGCCAATGCAGGGCTATCGACCAAAGCGTCAAACTCAGCCCAACTCCCCTTCCTCCACCGATCGGCGTGAATGTTTGACGGCTGAGACAAAACGCTAACCATTGCGGCTGGCCTCCACAATCTCAGTGTATTCAAATTCATTCGGGCTCGGGCTCACCAGTGGGTAGCTCGCCCCCTACAGTCACAATTTGAAGAACTCTGAAGAGTTCTCACTTAACGTCAACTGGTCCAAGCCTGCTTGCCGCGTGGAGAACAAATACCCAAGCCATAGAGATGTTTACTGAGTTGTGCCAAACTCATACCTGGTTGAACATAGCTGTTAAAAATCTCACGTACTACAGCGGCTTCAACTGGATTGACACTGACTCCAGCCGCATCTCGGGGATGTTCCAGGCTACTGCTGTCGCCCGCCGCTTCACCACCCCCCAAGCCTGCGGCTATGGGCGGAGCACTGCGACGGAATTTCGGTAATTTCTCGCCCCATCTTTTTCACCCGAATAGACAACCGTTGTAATTATCTTGGCTTCAAGATTCTCTGCTTCTTCTTGCTCGATAACAGTGAAGTTATCCCGTTTGGATTCTAAATCATCAATATGCGCCTCAAAAACATACTGAGATTTGAATCTGCCGCTAAATCTTCTGACTTGTACAAGAATACGCCAGTATTCATACGCCGTCTTTCTGAGAGGTACTGGATATCGTCGGAATGGCCCTCATCAGTGTTAAATCATCCAAGTGGGAATTGGATCTCAATCAAACCGCCCGCGAATGTAATACGTTGATTTTCTGAATCTTTCTGTTCCTCTGTAATGGATGCTTTCTGGAGG is from Synechococcus sp. PCC 7336 and encodes:
- a CDS encoding SufE family protein → MSANSLPPALEKLVKRFARATSNKKRYEQLLWLANQLEEQPASAKVPENKVSGCVSNVYIAASLEEGKLRFSGDSDSQLTKGLVAFLIRGLDGLTPAEIAPIEPDFIQDTGLQVSLTPSRANGFINIFKTMQQKAAELLSSSPAA
- a CDS encoding efflux RND transporter permease subunit, whose protein sequence is MFSATFIRRPVLATVCSLLIVLVGAVSASLLPVDYYPTVSPPTISVTSNYTGASAEVVETATTNILERAINGTEGMRYISSTSSSDGTSQLLVTFQQGRNLDAAAIDVQRRIEQVESQLPEQVLQTGVTVAKADNSAFVQFINFSAPGGEYDRLFISNYADLFVRDVLRRIDGVSDVRIFGERRYAMRIWLDPLELASRGLTAEDVVEAVEDQNVQVAAGAVGQSPSPEEQLFQFSVRARGRLQTSEEFGDIVLLTGSDGSLVRVRDVGRVELGAQSYDTAFTVNGKEAVGMGITKLNSANTLAVTQQVRQTMAELADDFPPGLTYQIPYDTSKFVNQSILEIIFTLLQAIFWVVLVIFVFLQEWRATLIPAITIPVSLVGTFAFMQVMGFSINTLTLFGLTLATGLVVDDAIVVVENITSKVEQGLSPVEASLTAMQEIFGAVIATTLVLFAVFIPVAFFPGTSGQIYRQFALTIAFSVGLSTFNALTLSPALAALFSRPASETQHPIFRTISGIIDRLRQTYRHLLNWVAQFKTGMVVAFVALTVATAWLYRAVPTGFLPTEDQGYFINIVQGPPGTSLNYTQQILDEAVDALQEVPEVESTVAIGGFSFAGNSPTGGLIFVPLKPWSERAKPWQSATALVGQMRGRLLGGISEGLVIPIDPPAIRGLGTGGGFDLQLQGRSQTDFNTLSETAGGFFGQGMSRPEISVNPPTFSANTPQLLVTVDRDKAQLLGVELPDIFDTLQTLLGSNYVNDFDAFNRSYRVYVQVDQQYRTNPEDIGQFYVRSQTTDSIIPLDSLVTVETVTGPPIINHYNLFRSVQVSGSANPGFGSGQAIAVMEDLASQLMPPGIGFEWTGVSLEQLESGGQSALLFLLGLVFVFLFLAAQYESFVDPFIVMLSVPLAILGALLFVLARGLTNDIFCQVGLVMLIGLASKNSILIVEFANQLRQQGHSIAAAALDAAEARFRAILMTAFSFILGVMPLVLASGAGAGSRRSLGTAVFGGMLVSTLLSLLVVPVLYIVIRTLEERLRHWGKPAIAAASPSSTQGHSPVSSNGLTSPSRNGNASGESDPASSPSERETSAF
- a CDS encoding efflux RND transporter periplasmic adaptor subunit encodes the protein MTLKQNSWRQWGLLLAAVTLLAACGGPPRGGGPPPTTVGVAPVETATIRDSSIFIASLGASEFTALRPQVSGRITQVSAQLGDRVSAGEPILQIDPARQQAAVDSRTAAIASARAALDSARATFAASQARLDELQAEVELARGRLESNRGLAESGAISRDAFNESDRNLRQAEAAVRSQEQTIRAQQADIAEAERDLEEARADASEQQVVLGNYLVRAPFSGLVGNVAVKPGDYVTPDTTLTTLSQSDSLEVSLNIPLERVAEVEIGTPVELLDGRNGIVGSSEISFISPQADVTTQSVLVKAVFDNQQGLLRTEQLVRTRVIWSERPSLIVPVTAVTWLGGQGFVFLAQPQADGSDGMPSYVATQQPVQLGQLQDNAYEVLSGLTGDEQLVVTGVQKIFNLAPIVPEADTVGELPTDPDRPSS
- the ndhO gene encoding NAD(P)H-quinone oxidoreductase subunit O, which codes for MAIKRSSMVRAIPEEVEGSLEAQANDPFMPTYIYETDGEVLDVRDDYALVKFGSVPTPAVWLSLGQLEEV
- a CDS encoding Nif11-like leader peptide family natural product precursor, coding for MALDQLEAFLKKMQSEPALKNEVLATSTADDVARIALKLGFEFSGDELLRMSGKKVGRVTVRKNDLPGEYN
- a CDS encoding DNA-binding transcriptional regulator, with amino-acid sequence MTIGEEDKQYRSDAFAAIHETMEALHEARAIPQTTMRQFDEMCLEPAPILTGEDIRSLRERENVSQPVFAKYLNVSKNLVSDWERGVKKPGGPALRLLAIVEKHGLELLA
- a CDS encoding glycosyltransferase family 2 protein, producing MTLLIRDGLDYIRENLDFHLARGVDYVVVIDNGSVDGSRDILTEYEKLGLVTVIDEPSRIFSQSEWMTRAAFVAKDDFGADWILNNDTDEFWYPPDGNLQSCLRHQTASMLFCQRYNMLFPYDRPDNRHWSQKNIYRVQKHFPVPQLSDIYTEPLQNIYFYLALPPKVMVRAENIRSIHMGNHTATFSGSSFSIQSEIKIYHFPVISAKQLQQKITQGGKAILQNQQLSERMCWHWRRWYRKLIEAGVSSVMSEALPSSERLQQDIKENVVVEDRTLQAIFSSS
- a CDS encoding Uma2 family endonuclease, with protein sequence MAIQLDEARLAQLAEHGVTLPPTQDELPYDDGVPMETPRHAAQMHLLIEPLRLSWRDRDEGFVGGNMFVYYSLEQVRDRDFKGPDFFAVLGVPKRERKSWVVWEEGKGPDVVIELLSASTAGRDKTEKKAIYRDRLRVPEYFWFDPFGGELAGFSLTQERYVPIAVGEGDRLVSEVLGLALVRWHGVFEEIEADWLRWATLAGEVLPFEGELAEQARQQAEVERQQAEQARQQAEVERQRAEVERQRAEVEKQRAEIERQRAERLAERLRALGVDPDEA